The genome window CGCCCGCTCCGGATTTAAGTTTGTCGAGGTACGGGGGAACCCGGCGTTCCGGTTCGCCGGTCATGCCGGGGCCCGCGTTGCCCGCGGGCTTGGTGAAAACGCCGCCCTGGGATTTGGACGCCCCCTGGCGGAACGGCAACGTCGTCGCGGCGCCCTTGGGCAGGGACGCGCGGCTGTTGGCGACGTCGATGCCCGTGGCGATGACCGTGATGCGGATTTCGTCGCCCACGGATTCATCAAACACGGTGCCGAAGAAGATGCGGGCGTCTTCGTGCGCTTCTTCCTGGATAATCCCGGCAGCTTCGCCCACTTCCTCGATGGTGAGGTCCGGGCCGCTGGTGATGTTGATGAGCACCCCGCGCGCGCCGCCGATGGAAACGTCTTCCAGGAGCGGGCTCGTGATGGCGCGCATGGCCGCATCGCGGGCGCGGGATTCGCCGGTGGCGCGGCCTTCGCCCATCATGGCGAAGCCCGGCTCGCTCATGACGGTCTGCACGTCGGCAAAGTCGAGGTTAATCAGGCCGTGGACCGTGATGAGGTCGGAAATGCCCTTGACCGCGGAATACAGCACTTCGTCGGCCTTTTTCAGCATATCCACGAAGGTGGCTTTTTTCGGCGCGAGCTGGATCAACCGGTCGTTGGGGATGATGATAAGGCTGTCCACGTGCTCGCGGAATTCCGCGATACCGGCTTCCGCCGCTTCAAGGCGTTTTTTGCCTTCAAAATAAAAGGGTTTGGTCACAACGCCGACCGTCAACGCGCCCACTTCCTTGGCCGCCTGGGCGATGACCGGCGCCGCGCCCGTGCCCGTGCCGCCGCCCATGCCGGCGGTGACGAACACCATGTCGCAGTCCGCTATGGCGTGTTTGATCTGCTCGATGTTCTCAACCGCCGCCTGGTAGCCCACCTGGGGGTTGGCCCCGGCGCCGAGACCGCGCGTAAGCTTGTCCCCGAGCTGGATTTTGTGATCCGCAAGCGAGTTGGTAAGCGCCTGAATGTCTGTGTTGGCCGCGATAAAGCTGACCCCGTTCAGTTCGCCGCTAATCATGTTGTTGATGGCGTTGCCGCCGCCACCACCAACACCGATAACTTTTATTTTGGCGCCTGAAGGTTCGGTGATCTCAGTGTATTCCATTTGCCTCTCCTTGACCTGTCCGGAAACCCGGAGTGATTTACGGGATCTTCCCGATGTAGCCGTTTAAAAATAGTAACGGTCTGTTATGAAATATCCGCGAACCATTTTTTCATGCGTGTGTACACGCGGTTGAACAAGTTTGTATCCCGGATGCGGAAGGTATCGGGCGCGCCCTCCTTTTCCGCTCCGTAGCACAGCAGCCCGACGGCCGTTGCGTATTTGGGGCTGTTGACCACGTCCCTGAGCCCGCCGACGCTGCGCGGGTAGCCGACGCGCGTAGGCAGATTGAATATTTCCTCGCCGAGCTCCTGACAGCCTTCCATCAGCGCCGTGCCGCCGGTCAGCACAACCCCGGCCGCGGCCAGGTTTTTGTATCCGGAGC of uncultured delta proteobacterium contains these proteins:
- the ftsZ gene encoding Cell division protein FtsZ — its product is MEYTEITEPSGAKIKVIGVGGGGGNAINNMISGELNGVSFIAANTDIQALTNSLADHKIQLGDKLTRGLGAGANPQVGYQAAVENIEQIKHAIADCDMVFVTAGMGGGTGTGAAPVIAQAAKEVGALTVGVVTKPFYFEGKKRLEAAEAGIAEFREHVDSLIIIPNDRLIQLAPKKATFVDMLKKADEVLYSAVKGISDLITVHGLINLDFADVQTVMSEPGFAMMGEGRATGESRARDAAMRAITSPLLEDVSIGGARGVLINITSGPDLTIEEVGEAAGIIQEEAHEDARIFFGTVFDESVGDEIRITVIATGIDVANSRASLPKGAATTLPFRQGASKSQGGVFTKPAGNAGPGMTGEPERRVPPYLDKLKSGAGAQGYAAPSRHLGQAPHLPGEDDFTFDEEEFEIPSFVRRQAN